The genome window NNNNNNNNNNNNNNNNNNNNNNNNNNNNNNNNNNNNNNNNNNNNNNNNNNNNNNNNNNNNNNNNNNNNNNNNAGAAAAATAAGAACTACCATTGTTACAAATAAGGCGATTGTTCCTCTGGTGTAATTTTTCCTTAAATAAAATGTCCAAATCATCATAGTGCCGGTTACTGTCATACTTCCGGTAACTGCCAAACCATATGCGGTTGCGAGTTGATGTGATTCTTTAAAGATAAGCATTATAATTATTACAAATATTAGTAGAAACCAATTTACTGTACCTATATATATTTGAGACCTTAATTCTGATGAAGTATAGTCAACTTTAAACATTGGCATGATACGAGTTATGATACCTTGATATACTATAGAAAACATTCCACTGATCATAGCCTGAGATGCAATGATAGTAGCGATAATACTGAGAATCAGGAATGGTATATATAGGAATTCAGCCTGAGTAAATATCATCTCAAATAATATATTTTTTGCCTGTGGATGATTAATCAAAAAGGCTCCCTGTCCAAAATAATTCAATATAAGAGCAAAAAATACAATTGACCAAGCTTTTACAATGGGGCCTCTACCAAGATGTCCCATATCTGCATATAGCGCTTCACCACCAGTAGCACAAAGTATAACGTTAGATAATACCAAAAAAGATTCAAATTTGTGCATTAAAAGAAATTCAATGGCGTAATAGGGATTAATTGCTTTAAATACAGCAGGAAAAGTTATAATTGAAATTATACCTGAT of Candidatus Melainabacteria bacterium RIFOXYA2_FULL_32_9 contains these proteins:
- a CDS encoding potassium transporter Kup, whose amino-acid sequence is MNKENIKQIVKSTGLVFGDIGTSPIYTLTVIFLLVTRPTPSEIIGVLSLIFWTMALLVTVQYAWLATSLSKRGEGGDIILRDILTPLLKSSRQVAFFTIFTFIGISLLIGDGVITPAISILSAVEGMRLIPGLEQISQGIVIFIAAIIAMGLFSFQSKGTEKVAGTFGPLMVIWFSALAISGIISIITFPAVFKAINPYYAIEFLLMHKFESFLVLSNVILCATGGEALYADMGHLGRGPIVKAWSIVFFALILNYFGQGAFLINHPQAKNILFEMIFTQAEFLYIPFLILSIIATIIASQAMISGMFSIVYQGIITRIMPMFKVDYTSSELRSQIYIGTVNWFLLIFVIIIMLIFKESHQLATAYGLAVTGSMTVTGTMMIWTFYLRKNYTRGTIALFVTMVVLIFL